A DNA window from Drosophila pseudoobscura strain MV-25-SWS-2005 chromosome 2, UCI_Dpse_MV25, whole genome shotgun sequence contains the following coding sequences:
- the Efa6 gene encoding uncharacterized protein Efa6 isoform X5 translates to MTEELKVVLRRSEQHSGFGFSLLGSTGPPHVIYDIVENSPAADCGSVEAGDVILKVNGTDVHRYTTKEVLKCLRLSEQLVTLELKRDPKLKARIKEQLANTQSPHYVDIESPNIYDYSSSHSANSSPNHRPNNSKVSSPAAASGLRFKSPTHLPSLRQNSSTLLASGSTTTTTHTHSRNSSASSTKIKVVETTIQTTSSTITTSAAPTSPTGSDATSPTHRPSRIPQARKCPAPKPVPVLHSPQNKRPRSSQIPTKASNGNGNGNGSAHNSQLPPQLLQHSNSYSGSPVTRPRISTEREPDTEREPEPNSAPPQSAKAPRFEAFMMTGDLILNLSRTPQTSNHLTTQAKKVDSLRDSPIRQANSRMNGALAPRASGESSPTSSSSVDSPTNTSSDSVKREAKLQRKQHPQQQQQHQQQRDSINNSYNRKDSLTNDTLLMCEELERDEEGEYVLEEDSKHQHQRQRQHQQRYRQQQQQQRYEYYQNDDELDEEQEQEVEAEAEEEREEDQTHYDITNIETYQSGMGRGDEDDSDRQCLVEDDDDDDDAYDEEENDAGDEDYSTNSLGSGSTKQRLRALKQRAATRQQQQRNRDAVDCAARMPGYSASGSTSSTTVKSEAAGGMGIPMGVGLGAANTSQDETSFSVPTSPISLSTPLIDKETANSVPTSPEPSSLAPESSSGAAGVVVVRRHHNGHVVRKCDAAGFRTSKSEDHLQQIQREGIAAVIPIDIDEDVNSSLNTLLDTRQDSEDSQASDRDRIVWTYNAPLQPHQLQQIQQQQQQQQLHQQQQQQILLQQQQQQQQQQQQQQQQQQFYGQQSHSNSHSSSISSSPQHSAAGSPASPTSVSSSVMSSSGSKGALGAVGGNGQAADQQQQQLEQREQGGTASLQPPSGMPGLLACPGTGNGAGGGGVGCNNDLSVSEAISNISSPDYQDDDNLLSSRDILGGMVLSDPSDSDSTILVSDGAALQRQQLKQQLRAQQQQQRDRDRDQSEHKVVIQVRGMDNNGGGGGSAARSEDDVVTLTDEQPHTTMSSGAGAGAQGTRDASPPVSDDGSDVESLHSYHYSPKAVDMPSAIRLAKRLYSLDGFKKSDVSRHLSKNNDFSRAVADEYLKHFTFEKKSLDQSLREFLQQFSLSGETQERERVLVHFSKRFLDCNPGTFNSQDAVHTLTCAIMLLNTDLHGQNMNRKMSCAEFVDNLADLNDGENFPKDILKLLYQAIKTKPLEWALDDDAGDLQQRGNNALGNVGQNPFLDAPELATAVEYKKGYVMRKCCYDSSYKKTPFGKRSWKMFYCTLRDLVLYLHKDEHGFRKSQMSDNLHNAIRIHHALATKANDYTKKQHVFRLQTSDQAEYLFQTSDSKELHSWVETINYVCAAISAPPLEGGVGSQKRFQRPLLPSKQTKLMVKEQLESHEVQLAQLEQELNEHKKGPIPSKGLPLQNYKEKESYLQYELRRYRTYVSILSAKMLADQQQLELQALQPTQAILDEEADTFPVGNSCSPTTPPSINIQEQQQKEQQRQPHSSNRYPRFSVPSHLLWNRLFWDCVCCGVFLCCWRYCNVLTFL, encoded by the exons GTTGAAGCCGGGGATGTCATCCTCAAAGTCAATGGAACCGATGTCCATCGCTATACAACGAAGGAGG TTCTCAAATGCCTGCGATTGTCCGAACAGTTGGTGACCTTGGAACTGAAGCGAG ATCCTAAGCTCAAGGCACGAATTAAAGAGCAGCTGGCCAACACACAGAGTCCACACTATGTGGATATTGAATCTCCCAACATCTACGactacagcagcagccacagcgcCAATTCCTCACCCAACCATCGTCCGAACAACAGCAAGGTATCTTCTCCGGCGGCGGCCAGCGGACTGCGCTTCAAGTCGCCCACACACTTGCCATCGCTGCGGCAGAACTCCTCGACGCTGCTGGCCAGTGGATCCACCACTACgaccacccacacacacagccgcaACTCCTCGGCCAGCTCCACAAAGATAAAGGTGGTGGAGACCACCATTCAGACGACATCATCAACCATCACCACAAGTGCAGCGCCAACGTCGCCAACGGGCTCGGACGCCACCTCGCCCACGCACCGACCCTCACGCATTCCACAGGCGCGAAAGTGCCCGGCGCCCAAGCCCGTGCCCGTGCTCCATTCGCCACAAAATAAGCGGCCACGCTCCTCGCAGATACCCACAAAGGCATcgaacggcaacggcaacggtaACGGGAGTGCACACAACTCCCAGCTGCCACCGCAATTGTTGCAGCACTCGAACAGCTACAGCGGCAGTCCCGTGACCCGGCCACGGATCTCCACAGAGCGCGAGCCGGACACAGAGAGGGAACCAGAACCGAATTCGGCACCACCGCAATCGGCGAAGGCGCCACGCTTTGAGGCTTTCATGATGACGGGAGATCTGATCTTGAATCTGTCCAGGACACCACAGACCAGCAATCACCTAACGACCCAGGCCAAGAAG GTTGACAGTCTGCGTGATTCGCCGATTCGTCAGGCCAATTCCCGGATGAATGGCGCCCTAGCGCCCCGAGCTTCGGGAGAATCCTCGCCCACATCCTCTTCCTCGGTGGACTCGCCCACCAACACCAGCTCGGATTCGGTGAAGCGTGAGGCGAAGCTGCAGCGCAAACAAcacccgcagcagcagcagcaacatcagcagcagcgggacaGCATCAACAACAGCTACAACCGTAAGGATTCGCTCACCAACGACACGCTGCTGATGTGCGAGGAGCTGGAGCGCGATGAGGAGGGCGAGTATGTGCTCGAGGAGGACAGcaagcatcagcatcagcgtcaacgccagcaccagcaacgctatcgtcagcagcagcagcagcaacgataCGAGTACTACCAGAACGATGACGAGCTggacgaggagcaggagcaggaggtggaagcagaggcggaggaggagcgcgAGGAGGATCAGACCCACTACGACATCACCAACATAGAGACGTACCAGAGCGGGATGGGGCGCGGCGATGAGGATGACAGCGACCGCCAGTGCCTGGTCGaagacgacgatgacgatgacgatgcctacgacgaggaggagaacgATGCCGGCGACGAGGATTACTCAACCAATTCGCTGGGCTCCGGATCTACGAAGCAGCGACTGCGCGCCCTCAAGCAGCGTGCCGCAAcgcgacaacagcagcagcgcaatCGAGATGCGGTCGATTGTGCTGCCCGCATGCCCGGCTACTCTGCCTCGGGCTCCACCTCGTCCACAACGGTCAAGAGTGAGGCGGCCGGCGGCATGGGCATTCCCATGGGCGTGGGGCTGGGCGCAGCCAATACCTCGCAGGACGAGACCTCCTTCTCAGTGCCAACATCGCCCATTTCGCTGTCGACGCCCCTGATCGACAAGGAGACGGCCAATTCGGTGCCCACCAGCCCGGAGCCGAGCTCTTTGGCTCCCGAGTCGAGTAGTGGGGCTGCTGGTGTCGTTGTTGTGCGACGCCACCACAACGGGCATGTGGTGCGCAAATGCGATGCCGCCGGCTTCCGCACCAGCAAGTCCGAGGATCATCTGCAGCAGATCCAGCGCGAGGGCATTGCGGCTGTGATACCCATCGACATTGATGAGGATGTGAATAGTTCACTCAATACGCTGCTGGACACGCGTCAGGACTCCGAGGACTCGCAG GCATCGGATCGAGATCGGATTGTGTGGACCTATAATGCACCACTGCAGCcgcatcagctgcagcagatccaacagcagcagcagcaacaacagcttcatcagcaacagcagcaacaaatactattgcagcagcaacaacagcaacagcagcaacaacaacaacaacagcagcagcagcaattctACGGTCAGCAATCGCATTCAAATTCACATTCAAGTTCCATTAGTTCGTCGCCGCAGCATTCGGCTGCCGGCAGTCCTGCCTCCCCCACATCGGTATCCTCGTCGGTGATGTCCTCGTCGGGCTCAAAGGGTGCCCTCGGTGCCGTGGGTGGCAATGGTCAGGCAgcggaccagcagcagcagcagctagagCAGCGAGAACAAGGCGGAACAGCCTCCCTGCAGCCGCCCTCCGGCATGCCCGGTCTGCTAGCCTGTCCAGGGACTGGCaatggtgctggtggtggtggtgttggttgTAACAACGATCTGAGCGTCTCAGAGGCCATTTCGAATATATCTAGTCCCGACTACCAAGACGACGATAACTTATTGAGTTCTCGCGATATTCTAGGCGGCATGGTACTTAGCGATCCCAGTGACTCGGACTCCACCATACTCGTCTCGGATGGGGCCGCCctgcagcgccagcagctCAAGCAACAGCTGcgtgcccagcagcagcaacagagggacagggacagagatcAGTCGGAGCACAAGGTGGTCATCCAAGTGCGCGGCATGGACAAcaacggcggtggcggtggcagtgcgGCTCGGTCCGAGGACGATGTGGTCACGCTGACGGATGAGCAGCCGCATACAACGATGTCGTCGGGGGCTGGGGCGGGGGCGCAGGGCACGCGAGACGCCTCGCCACCCGTCTCCGATGATGGCAGCGATGTGGAATCACTGCACTCCTACCATTACTCGCCCAAGGCTGTGGACATGCCCTCGGCCATACGCCTGGCTAAAAGACTGTATTCCCTCGATGGTTTCAAGAAGAGCGACGTCTCCCGGCATCTCAGCAAGAA CAACGACTTTAGCAGGGCTGTGGCCGATGAGTATCTAAAGCATTTCACCTTTGAGAAAAAGTCGCTGGACCAGTCGCTGCGCGAGTTCCTGCAACAGTTCTCGCTCTCCGGCGAGACCCAGGAGCGAGAGCGGGTGCTAGTGCACTTCTCGAAACGTTTTCTGGACTGCAATCCGGGTACCTTCAACTCGCAGGATGCGGTGCACACGCTGACCTGTGCCATAATGCTTCTGAACACGGATCTGCATGGGCAGAATATGAATCGTAAAATGAGCTGTGCGGAATTTGTCGACAATCTGGCAGATCTCAACGATGGCGAGAACTTTCCCAAGGATATACTCAAGTTGTTGTATCAGGCCATCAAAACGAAGCCGCTGGAATGGGCGCT AGATGACGATGCGGGTGATCTGCAGCAGCGGGGCAACAATGCACTGGGAAATGTTGGACAGAATCCCTTCCTGGATGCACCCGAACTGGCCACCGCTGTGGAGTACAAGAAGGGCTATGTGATGCGCAAATGCTGCTACGATAGCAGCTACAAAAAGA CTCCCTTCGGCAAACGCTCCTGGAAGATGTTCTACTGCACGCTGCGTGATCTGGTTCTGTATCTGCATAAGGATGAGCATGGTTTTCGCAAGAGTCAA ATGTCCGACAATCTGCACAATGCAATACGCATACATCACGCCCTGGCCACCAAGGCCAATGACTACACCAAGAAGCAACATGTGTTCCGTCTGCAGACATCCGATCAAGCCGAGTATCTCTTCCAGACAAGCGACTCCAAGGAGCTCCACTCGTGGGTCGAGACGATCAATTACGTGTGCGCCGCCATTTCGGCGCCGCCACTCGAGGGCGGCGTGGGCAGCCAGAAGCGATTCCAGCGCCCACTCTTGCCCAGCAAGCAGACAAAACTGATGGTG AAGGAGCAATTGGAGTCGCACGAGGTGCAGCTGGCGCAGCTAGAGCAGGAGCTCAATGAGCACAAGAAGGGGCCGATACCCAGCAAGGGCTTGCCACTGCAGAACtacaaggagaaggagagctATTTGCAATATGAA CTGCGTCGCTACCGCACCTATGTGAGCATACTTAGCGCCAAAATGCTAGCCGATCAGCAGCAATTGGAGCTGCAGGCGCTGCAGCCCACGCAGGCAATCCTTGACGAAGAAGCCGACACATTCCCCGTGGGCAACAGCTGCTCGCCCACCACGCCGCCAAGTATTAACAttcaggagcaacagcagaaggaacagcaacggcagccaCATTCATCGAACAG ATATCCCCGGTTCTCAGTGCCTTCCCATTTGCTTTGGAACAGGCTGTTCTGGGACTGTGTTTGCTGCGGTGTCTTCCTATGTTGCTGGCGTTACTGCAATGTACTCACATTTCTTTAA
- the Efa6 gene encoding homeobox protein prospero isoform X3: MTEELKVVLRRSEQHSGFGFSLLGSTGPPHVIYDIVENSPAADCGSVEAGDVILKVNGTDVHRYTTKEVLKCLRLSEQLVTLELKRDPKLKARIKEQLANTQSPHYVDIESPNIYDYSSSHSANSSPNHRPNNSKVSSPAAASGLRFKSPTHLPSLRQNSSTLLASGSTTTTTHTHSRNSSASSTKIKVVETTIQTTSSTITTSAAPTSPTGSDATSPTHRPSRIPQARKCPAPKPVPVLHSPQNKRPRSSQIPTKASNGNGNGNGSAHNSQLPPQLLQHSNSYSGSPVTRPRISTEREPDTEREPEPNSAPPQSAKAPRFEAFMMTGDLILNLSRTPQTSNHLTTQAKKVDSLRDSPIRQANSRMNGALAPRASGESSPTSSSSVDSPTNTSSDSVKREAKLQRKQHPQQQQQHQQQRDSINNSYNRKDSLTNDTLLMCEELERDEEGEYVLEEDSKHQHQRQRQHQQRYRQQQQQQRYEYYQNDDELDEEQEQEVEAEAEEEREEDQTHYDITNIETYQSGMGRGDEDDSDRQCLVEDDDDDDDAYDEEENDAGDEDYSTNSLGSGSTKQRLRALKQRAATRQQQQRNRDAVDCAARMPGYSASGSTSSTTVKSEAAGGMGIPMGVGLGAANTSQDETSFSVPTSPISLSTPLIDKETANSVPTSPEPSSLAPESSSGAAGVVVVRRHHNGHVVRKCDAAGFRTSKSEDHLQQIQREGIAAVIPIDIDEDVNSSLNTLLDTRQDSEDSQSTATTASSVATIVHNSSALNNNENENEIESEPLNSRNNNSAATTTTTIGNNNSSETENETESECEGEGESSVAATATTATRTNKKMIGSNCSNKLNYILCKKASDRDRIVWTYNAPLQPHQLQQIQQQQQQQQLHQQQQQQILLQQQQQQQQQQQQQQQQQQFYGQQSHSNSHSSSISSSPQHSAAGSPASPTSVSSSVMSSSGSKGALGAVGGNGQAADQQQQQLEQREQGGTASLQPPSGMPGLLACPGTGNGAGGGGVGCNNDLSVSEAISNISSPDYQDDDNLLSSRDILGGMVLSDPSDSDSTILVSDGAALQRQQLKQQLRAQQQQQRDRDRDQSEHKVVIQVRGMDNNGGGGGSAARSEDDVVTLTDEQPHTTMSSGAGAGAQGTRDASPPVSDDGSDVESLHSYHYSPKAVDMPSAIRLAKRLYSLDGFKKSDVSRHLSKNNDFSRAVADEYLKHFTFEKKSLDQSLREFLQQFSLSGETQERERVLVHFSKRFLDCNPGTFNSQDAVHTLTCAIMLLNTDLHGQNMNRKMSCAEFVDNLADLNDGENFPKDILKLLYQAIKTKPLEWALDDDAGDLQQRGNNALGNVGQNPFLDAPELATAVEYKKGYVMRKCCYDSSYKKTPFGKRSWKMFYCTLRDLVLYLHKDEHGFRKSQMSDNLHNAIRIHHALATKANDYTKKQHVFRLQTSDQAEYLFQTSDSKELHSWVETINYVCAAISAPPLEGGVGSQKRFQRPLLPSKQTKLMVKEQLESHEVQLAQLEQELNEHKKGPIPSKGLPLQNYKEKESYLQYELRRYRTYVSILSAKMLADQQQLELQALQPTQAILDEEADTFPVGNSCSPTTPPSINIQEQQQKEQQRQPHSSNRYSQQPRASGSSSSSSGGNVQQDIG, encoded by the exons GTTGAAGCCGGGGATGTCATCCTCAAAGTCAATGGAACCGATGTCCATCGCTATACAACGAAGGAGG TTCTCAAATGCCTGCGATTGTCCGAACAGTTGGTGACCTTGGAACTGAAGCGAG ATCCTAAGCTCAAGGCACGAATTAAAGAGCAGCTGGCCAACACACAGAGTCCACACTATGTGGATATTGAATCTCCCAACATCTACGactacagcagcagccacagcgcCAATTCCTCACCCAACCATCGTCCGAACAACAGCAAGGTATCTTCTCCGGCGGCGGCCAGCGGACTGCGCTTCAAGTCGCCCACACACTTGCCATCGCTGCGGCAGAACTCCTCGACGCTGCTGGCCAGTGGATCCACCACTACgaccacccacacacacagccgcaACTCCTCGGCCAGCTCCACAAAGATAAAGGTGGTGGAGACCACCATTCAGACGACATCATCAACCATCACCACAAGTGCAGCGCCAACGTCGCCAACGGGCTCGGACGCCACCTCGCCCACGCACCGACCCTCACGCATTCCACAGGCGCGAAAGTGCCCGGCGCCCAAGCCCGTGCCCGTGCTCCATTCGCCACAAAATAAGCGGCCACGCTCCTCGCAGATACCCACAAAGGCATcgaacggcaacggcaacggtaACGGGAGTGCACACAACTCCCAGCTGCCACCGCAATTGTTGCAGCACTCGAACAGCTACAGCGGCAGTCCCGTGACCCGGCCACGGATCTCCACAGAGCGCGAGCCGGACACAGAGAGGGAACCAGAACCGAATTCGGCACCACCGCAATCGGCGAAGGCGCCACGCTTTGAGGCTTTCATGATGACGGGAGATCTGATCTTGAATCTGTCCAGGACACCACAGACCAGCAATCACCTAACGACCCAGGCCAAGAAG GTTGACAGTCTGCGTGATTCGCCGATTCGTCAGGCCAATTCCCGGATGAATGGCGCCCTAGCGCCCCGAGCTTCGGGAGAATCCTCGCCCACATCCTCTTCCTCGGTGGACTCGCCCACCAACACCAGCTCGGATTCGGTGAAGCGTGAGGCGAAGCTGCAGCGCAAACAAcacccgcagcagcagcagcaacatcagcagcagcgggacaGCATCAACAACAGCTACAACCGTAAGGATTCGCTCACCAACGACACGCTGCTGATGTGCGAGGAGCTGGAGCGCGATGAGGAGGGCGAGTATGTGCTCGAGGAGGACAGcaagcatcagcatcagcgtcaacgccagcaccagcaacgctatcgtcagcagcagcagcagcaacgataCGAGTACTACCAGAACGATGACGAGCTggacgaggagcaggagcaggaggtggaagcagaggcggaggaggagcgcgAGGAGGATCAGACCCACTACGACATCACCAACATAGAGACGTACCAGAGCGGGATGGGGCGCGGCGATGAGGATGACAGCGACCGCCAGTGCCTGGTCGaagacgacgatgacgatgacgatgcctacgacgaggaggagaacgATGCCGGCGACGAGGATTACTCAACCAATTCGCTGGGCTCCGGATCTACGAAGCAGCGACTGCGCGCCCTCAAGCAGCGTGCCGCAAcgcgacaacagcagcagcgcaatCGAGATGCGGTCGATTGTGCTGCCCGCATGCCCGGCTACTCTGCCTCGGGCTCCACCTCGTCCACAACGGTCAAGAGTGAGGCGGCCGGCGGCATGGGCATTCCCATGGGCGTGGGGCTGGGCGCAGCCAATACCTCGCAGGACGAGACCTCCTTCTCAGTGCCAACATCGCCCATTTCGCTGTCGACGCCCCTGATCGACAAGGAGACGGCCAATTCGGTGCCCACCAGCCCGGAGCCGAGCTCTTTGGCTCCCGAGTCGAGTAGTGGGGCTGCTGGTGTCGTTGTTGTGCGACGCCACCACAACGGGCATGTGGTGCGCAAATGCGATGCCGCCGGCTTCCGCACCAGCAAGTCCGAGGATCATCTGCAGCAGATCCAGCGCGAGGGCATTGCGGCTGTGATACCCATCGACATTGATGAGGATGTGAATAGTTCACTCAATACGCTGCTGGACACGCGTCAGGACTCCGAGGACTCGCAG TCGACGGCCACCACTGCATCGTCGGTGGCCACCATTGTACACAACTCGTCGGCGTTGAACaacaacgagaacgagaatgaGATTGAGAGTGAACCGCTGAAtagccgcaacaacaacagtgccgcaacaacaaccacaacaataGGGAACAACAATAGCAGCGAGACCGAAAACGAGACCGAGAGCGAgtgcgagggcgagggcgaaaGCAGtgtagcagcaacagcaacgactgCCACGAGAACTAACAAGAAGATGATCGGaagcaactgcagcaacaaaTTAAACTATATCCTATGCAAAAAG GCATCGGATCGAGATCGGATTGTGTGGACCTATAATGCACCACTGCAGCcgcatcagctgcagcagatccaacagcagcagcagcaacaacagcttcatcagcaacagcagcaacaaatactattgcagcagcaacaacagcaacagcagcaacaacaacaacaacagcagcagcagcaattctACGGTCAGCAATCGCATTCAAATTCACATTCAAGTTCCATTAGTTCGTCGCCGCAGCATTCGGCTGCCGGCAGTCCTGCCTCCCCCACATCGGTATCCTCGTCGGTGATGTCCTCGTCGGGCTCAAAGGGTGCCCTCGGTGCCGTGGGTGGCAATGGTCAGGCAgcggaccagcagcagcagcagctagagCAGCGAGAACAAGGCGGAACAGCCTCCCTGCAGCCGCCCTCCGGCATGCCCGGTCTGCTAGCCTGTCCAGGGACTGGCaatggtgctggtggtggtggtgttggttgTAACAACGATCTGAGCGTCTCAGAGGCCATTTCGAATATATCTAGTCCCGACTACCAAGACGACGATAACTTATTGAGTTCTCGCGATATTCTAGGCGGCATGGTACTTAGCGATCCCAGTGACTCGGACTCCACCATACTCGTCTCGGATGGGGCCGCCctgcagcgccagcagctCAAGCAACAGCTGcgtgcccagcagcagcaacagagggacagggacagagatcAGTCGGAGCACAAGGTGGTCATCCAAGTGCGCGGCATGGACAAcaacggcggtggcggtggcagtgcgGCTCGGTCCGAGGACGATGTGGTCACGCTGACGGATGAGCAGCCGCATACAACGATGTCGTCGGGGGCTGGGGCGGGGGCGCAGGGCACGCGAGACGCCTCGCCACCCGTCTCCGATGATGGCAGCGATGTGGAATCACTGCACTCCTACCATTACTCGCCCAAGGCTGTGGACATGCCCTCGGCCATACGCCTGGCTAAAAGACTGTATTCCCTCGATGGTTTCAAGAAGAGCGACGTCTCCCGGCATCTCAGCAAGAA CAACGACTTTAGCAGGGCTGTGGCCGATGAGTATCTAAAGCATTTCACCTTTGAGAAAAAGTCGCTGGACCAGTCGCTGCGCGAGTTCCTGCAACAGTTCTCGCTCTCCGGCGAGACCCAGGAGCGAGAGCGGGTGCTAGTGCACTTCTCGAAACGTTTTCTGGACTGCAATCCGGGTACCTTCAACTCGCAGGATGCGGTGCACACGCTGACCTGTGCCATAATGCTTCTGAACACGGATCTGCATGGGCAGAATATGAATCGTAAAATGAGCTGTGCGGAATTTGTCGACAATCTGGCAGATCTCAACGATGGCGAGAACTTTCCCAAGGATATACTCAAGTTGTTGTATCAGGCCATCAAAACGAAGCCGCTGGAATGGGCGCT AGATGACGATGCGGGTGATCTGCAGCAGCGGGGCAACAATGCACTGGGAAATGTTGGACAGAATCCCTTCCTGGATGCACCCGAACTGGCCACCGCTGTGGAGTACAAGAAGGGCTATGTGATGCGCAAATGCTGCTACGATAGCAGCTACAAAAAGA CTCCCTTCGGCAAACGCTCCTGGAAGATGTTCTACTGCACGCTGCGTGATCTGGTTCTGTATCTGCATAAGGATGAGCATGGTTTTCGCAAGAGTCAA ATGTCCGACAATCTGCACAATGCAATACGCATACATCACGCCCTGGCCACCAAGGCCAATGACTACACCAAGAAGCAACATGTGTTCCGTCTGCAGACATCCGATCAAGCCGAGTATCTCTTCCAGACAAGCGACTCCAAGGAGCTCCACTCGTGGGTCGAGACGATCAATTACGTGTGCGCCGCCATTTCGGCGCCGCCACTCGAGGGCGGCGTGGGCAGCCAGAAGCGATTCCAGCGCCCACTCTTGCCCAGCAAGCAGACAAAACTGATGGTG AAGGAGCAATTGGAGTCGCACGAGGTGCAGCTGGCGCAGCTAGAGCAGGAGCTCAATGAGCACAAGAAGGGGCCGATACCCAGCAAGGGCTTGCCACTGCAGAACtacaaggagaaggagagctATTTGCAATATGAA CTGCGTCGCTACCGCACCTATGTGAGCATACTTAGCGCCAAAATGCTAGCCGATCAGCAGCAATTGGAGCTGCAGGCGCTGCAGCCCACGCAGGCAATCCTTGACGAAGAAGCCGACACATTCCCCGTGGGCAACAGCTGCTCGCCCACCACGCCGCCAAGTATTAACAttcaggagcaacagcagaaggaacagcaacggcagccaCATTCATCGAACAGGTACAGTCAGCAACCACGTGCtagcggcagcagctcctcaTCCTCCGGCGGCAATGTCCAGCAGGACATTGGCTGA